GTGCTGAGGTATATTCGTTGAATTGATCTTCTCTTTCATGCCAAATCTTGTGGCCTAATCTCTATTTATAACCCGCAAAGTTGTTCTTTTTTTTGCGGAAAACGAACACTACGATCAGTTTTCCTTAGCGGTATAGTGTTTTATTAGGCGTGTACTTGTAGGTGCATTGAGTCTTGAAGATGACATATGAAAAGGAGAGTCCAACAAAATAATACCAATCTTTGTCTTCGGGGTTCCCAAATTGAAAGGTGAGTTTTTCATAGGGTTCATTGTCAGAGATGCCGTCCAGAAGGTCTGTGAAGGTTTTTCGTGCACCGAACTCAAGACCAATGCTGAATTTTCTACCGAGGAGATGCTTGACACCTGCACCGAAGGGGATGACAGGTTGTATCCCACTGATGTCTTCTCCATTGATGTTGAATAGTTTGATCACCCCAACTCCGCCAAAGAGATATGGAGACCATTTGATCATTGATTTAGGGTTTTTGTAGTCTAAGAAATGAAACTCCATCACTGCGCTTCCTTCCAGGATCTGTCTACTAAAGCTAGCTTGCCTAGCTTCTCCTAGTGCATCAAACGGGCGGTCGTCATTGCCGCTGATTTGACCATATAGTAGAGAGAATCGAAAACTGACGTCTTTGTCATAGTTGATTCGGTAGTGTGCCTCTACTCCTGCATTTTGCTGTAGGATGTTGTAGCCTCGGTATAGGTCACCAGCATAGCTCATCGCTCCGACTCCTAATCCGATTTCGGAGCGTTGTGCAGTTGCCAAATGGCCTAAAAAAAGAAATGCCGACAGAATCGGCAATATTTTATGTTTCATATAGCGAAGCTAAAATGAGTTCAGGTTTATTATCTGAATTTACCTCTCGAAGCACCTTTTTTGTCTAGAATGTACACCAATCTAATTTGGGTGGTCACCAAAAAGTCTTTGTATTTGGAGCTGGCACGATCCTGTCCAGCCACATAGTTGTAGCCGTGGGTATATGAGTTGCCACCAGTCCATCCACTTAGGTCTGCAGTATTGAGCTGTACGTTTTGTTGACCTGTGATGCCTGAGATATTTCGGTCTTTGCCTTCCATCATGGCTTTGGTTTCTGCTCCTCTTTCGGACATGGCTCTAGCCAAATAATCGTCTCCAAAATCATCGAGATCAGCATAATCACCACCTATGTCATCTAGATAATCTGTAAATAAGTATCTAAACCCAACTTCAAACTGTAAATCCCAACTTCTTGCCAGTTTGACTTTGACTCCAAGCCCAAGTGGGATTGCAAATTGAAATTTGCTGTAGGGTTTCAAATCGAGAGAGTCAGAGTACTGTCCTTCTGTTCCTAGTTTTTGTAGATCTATCCATTCACCTGGTTTGACGTCCAGTACATTGCCTGCTTGATCTACTGCTGCGTCTGCTACGCCATCTCCATCAGAATCGTAGGTGGCACCTGGCGCTTTTGCTTTGGGTGCGTGATGAAATACTGCCGCCCCAACAAACAAATAGGGGTTGATAGGAAATCGGTTTCGTGCCCCACCATTGCTTGGAATCAAGTCCACCTCAAAGCCTGCCGAAAGTTCTGTGATAGTGTTTTTGAAGTGATAGTTTCTTTGCCAACGGCCATAGTCACTTCTTTCTTCATCACTGTTTCCAGGATTGCTGTTGCCTGTAGAATAGTCTGAGGCTTTGATGTTGCCATAGTTGAAGCCTGCTCTAGCATATATGCCAGGATAAAGAACCTTGGAGGCAGTGATGCCAAACCCGTCAGGGATGAACTTGTAATTGGAGCTGAGCTTAGAGCTCGATTTAGAAATGTCTCCAAAGTAGTTGTTCATATTGATGCTTGCACCAATGGTATAGTACTTTGGATTGCCGACACCTGAGTATCCGACTTTTCCTCCTTTGTATTTTGAGTATTTTTTGCTTGTAGACCTCTTGTATCCGTATTGGTTTCGCCTCTGTGCGATACTATCTGTTGCACATAGAGCAACCAGAGCAAACAAAATTGTAAGTGTTATGCTATTTCTCATTATTTATTCAAACGACCCGTAACCACAAAACTATATAAATGCGCTGTAAATTAAACACATATATATTTCATATTTATTCTAATTCCTAATATCTAGACCCCAATTAAGTTTCTGTCTCAAGGTGTCGAAAAAGTTATACCCTTTCAGTTTGATGAGCTTGGCACAGAAGGATTCTTTCCGTACGGAGAGACTAATGGAGTTGTCCACTTTGTATGATCTAGAGTCGAGTGAAGTCAGGAATGATCTTCCTTTTCCTTCGATTTCGAAGGAAATAATGCTCGACCCTGATACGATCAAAGGGCGGACGTTGAGATTGTGTGGACTTACAGGTGTGATGATAAAACTATCTGATTGAGGCAGAACCAATGGTCCGCCTGCACTCAGGGAGTAGCCCGTGGAGCCAGTGGGAGTGGATACCATCAGTCCATCTGCCCAGTAGGTATTGACGAATTCGCCATCGATATAGCAATGGACGATGATCATCGACGAAGTGTCTCGCTTGAGTATAGCTACTTCGTTGAGTGCAAAATTCTGCCCGTTGAATATAGAATGGTTGCTATCGAGGTGGATCAACATCCGTTCGTCAAATGAAAATTCTTTGGCAAAAAAACGCCCTAAAGCAGGTTTGATATCTTTCTTGTTGATAGTTGCAAGAAACCCAAGTTTGCCCAAGTTGATGCCAAGGATAGGGGTTTCGAGACTGCCGACTTTCGAGACCGTCTCGAGGAGGGTCCCGTCACCTCCTAAACTGAAAAAGTAATCGACACTCGACAAATCTGCTTTCGATTCTATAACCTCGGGTTTTTTGCAAGTAAAGTGCTTGTGGGCTGAGTGCAATAGCTCTGGTGTGATGACTACCTCGGAGTGATTTGCTTCGATTTCTTCGATGATTTGATCGAGGTATGCGAGAGAGTCCTCTCTGTTTATTCTACCGTGTAGGGCGATGCGCATGAGTTAGATGGGGTTTGGCCTTAGACTTTGAGGTATCTCAATAAGGTGTCGAGCCGTTCTTTTTCGAATTTATCTTCTTCTCCTTTGCCGTAGATAGAACTGATTTGATAGCCAAATCGCTGGAGGGCAGAGATGATGTGAGACCCGTTTTGTAGGTTTAGTTTGAGTGTCAGGCGAATCGCTCCGCTTTCGTCCGTGTTTTCGATGAAGCTACTGAGGATTTTCCCACCTTCAGATTCTACGATTCTACCAATCTCTGACATGGAGTAATCGATCATGTTCATGGAGATGACGAGAATAGTACCAGGGCTATTGATGGCAGACATTTTGGAGAATGCTTCGACTACATCTTGAACTGTAATGCACCCGATGTATTTCTTTTCTTCATTGAGTACGGCCACTAAGTTGGAACTGGATTCGTAAGCCTTTTTGAGTACTTCATAGTAGTGCTCATTTTGGTCTACATAAAGGTGGGCACTGAGCATATGGAATTCTTCGATACGCTGTGCTCCTTCTACATGATCGAAGAGTAAGTCTTCATTGAAGATTCCAATAAACTCACCCTGATCCACGACTGGCAACTCATGAATGTGAAATTCATTCATCCAGTTTCTGGCCTTCTTTATTTTATCTGTAGGCTTTAGAGGTGGTATGGTGTAGTTTATCAAATCTCGTGCTATCATGCGCTCTTTCGTTGATTCAAAAAGTCTTCAAGGATGTCGTTGTAAGCATCTGGTCGCTCCATCATTGGTGCATGACAACACTTGTCAATGAACCGTAATGTAGAGTTTGTGAGCAGCCTATTGAACTCATGTCCGACACGTGGAGGAGTGATCGTATCGTTCAATCCCCAAATCAATAACGTATCATTTTTGATTTTGTGCAGTTCATGGGCCAAATTATTTCTTTGTGCGGATTTTGCAATCCCTACGATCCTAAGGCACATAGGCATGCTTTGCATGGTGTTGAAGATTTCATCCACATATTCTTTAGTGGCAGTTTTCGGGTCATAAAAGGTGTATTCAACCTTTTGCTTGATGAAATCGTAATTGCCTCGTTTGGGGAAGGAGCTTCCCATGGCGTTCTCGAATAACCCAGAGCTTCCCGTCAAAATCAATCGATCTACTTTGTCAGGGTGCTTGAGGACATACATGAGTGCCATATGTCCTCCAAGTGAGTTGCCCATCAGATCAAAATTGTCTAGACCTTTGTAGGCGATGAAACCTTCAAGGTATTCGATGAGTTTTCCTAACCCCGCCTCTCTCACGGGCAATTCATAGATTGGGAGCATCGGAATGATGATTTTATAGTCTTTGGAAAACTTGTCTACGACCGATTCCCAGTTGCTCAATGCACCAAACAATCCATGGAGTAGTAGCATAACCTTGCCTTCTCCCTCTTCAATAAACCGAAACTCTCCTTCTTCTTTTAAATTTGATACCTCAAGCATATCGCAAATACAAAATTTCTATAATTATATCTATAATATATTAATTTCCGATGAATCACACATTAACATCTTGTTGATTTATGAATTCTTCGGAGTGCTCAAAGAACTCCAAAAAATACGGAAACAGCCCCGAAAATAAACTAAATAATCCTGGAGCGAAGGATGATATTGGTTCAAACAAAAAACTGGTTTTTGTCAGGTCTGAATCTAGGGTTCCGCCAAAAGAATGGTAGATCCAGAAAACTATACTGATGAACAAGGCCCATTTGACAATCCCCAATAGGCTGCCAGCGATATCGTCTAGGCTACCCAATAGCGTTAGATCTAGCAGTTTTTTGACTGTTTTGCCAATCAGGTGCAGGCCAATCATGATCACCACAAAGATGATGGTGAATGAAATAATCGGCAATAAGTTGTCATAGCCATGAATATGGTCAGCAAGGACCATAATGCCCCAGTCGAGTAATTTGATACCTAAGAATATCGCTACGAAAAATGCCGCAATGGATATGATCTCCATCAGTAGGCCTTTGCGAAAACCGGTCACTGCGCCGACCAATAAAAAGACCAGTATGACTATATCGATGACGTTCAATGTATTAACTCAATAGTGACTTGACAACTGTAGAAATCGTTTTGCCGTCTGCTCGACCAGCGAGTGCTTTGGACGCTGCTCCCATCACTTTGCCCATGTCTTGAGGGCCTGCAGCTCCGACTTGCTCGATGACTTTTTGTAGTTCAATCTTAAGCTCGTCTTCTGACAATTGCTGAGGGAGGTATTGGCTGATGACATCCAGCTCGCCTTGCTCCTTGTCTGCTAGATCATCTCTTCCTTGCTCTCTAAATAGATCTATAGAGTCCTTTCTTTGTTTGGCAGCTTTCATCAAAAGCTTCATCTCAGCATCTTCGTTTATTTCTTCTTGAGCACCTTTTTCGGTTTCTGCCAAAAGGATCATTGATTTGATCGCTCTGAGGGCGGTTAGTTTTTCCTTTTCTTTGGCCAACATGGCTGCTTTGATGTCGGCATTGATTTGATCCTTGAGGCTCATGATTTATGGTTTTTAATCTCTTAAAATGTGTAATTTTGTGGCAAAATTAATTAGAAACAGTTCTAAGCCAATTCGCGGCTCAATATACTTTAGCTCATTAGATTCTTATGACAAAACTCAGTGTTAACGTAAATAAAATTGCGACAATTAGAAATGCACGTGGGGCGAATAACCCCAATTTGGTGCAAGTTGTCAAGGACTGTGAGCGCTTCGGTGCACAAGGGATCACGGTACACCCTAGGCCGGATGAGAGACATATCTCTACAGATGATGTCTATCAGATCAGTCAAGTCTGTACGACTGAATTCAATATCGAAGGGTACCCTGATGCTCGCTATTTGCGATTCATTGAGGAGGTACGTCCAGCGCAGGCGACTCTAGTGCCCGATCCCCCGGAGGCTATTACCTCCAATGCAGGCTGGGACACGGTGGCTCGGGAGTCTTTTTTGAAGGAAGTCGTCGCACAAATCAAATCTTATGGGGTCAGGGTATCGATCTTTGTAGATCCATCGGAACAGATAATCGAAGGAGCGGCCAAGGTAGGGACAGACCGAGTGGAACTGTACACGGAGCCTTATGCGTCTGGCTATCATCAAGACAAAGTAGCCGCAGTAGCGGCTTATGCACAGGCGGGGCAATTGGCCAATCAACTGGGCTTAGGGGTCAATGCAGGCCATGACCTAGATTTGGATAATCTTCGGTTTTTGAAAGAACAGTTGCCATACTTGGACGAAGTGTCGATTGGGCATGCACTCGTGTGTGATGCCTTATATTTGGGCTTGGAAAATACAATTCAGATGTACCTAAAACAGTTGAAATAATGGATTTGTTGAATTATAAGGTGCTTGGAGAGGGACAGCCCTTGATCATTATACATGGGTTTTTGGGTTCTTTGGACAATTGGTTGACTTTGGGAAAGCGGTTTGCGGAGAATTTTCAGGTATATCTGATTGATCAGCGTAACCATGGTAAATCGTTTCATTCGGAGGAATGGGGCTATGAGAAAATGGTGGAGGACTTAGAGTATTTTATCGAGGAGCTTGAGATCGAGAATCCGATTCTACTTGGGCATTCGATGGGAGGCAAGACCGTGATGCAGTACACGGCATTTTATCCCGACAAGGTGGACAAGTTGATCGTGGCGGACATTGGTCCCAAATCATATCCACCTCACCATCAGAAGATACTGGAAGGACTATCTGCCGTGCCGATTTCTGCCTTAGAATCCAGACAGCAGGCCGAAGAGGTGCTCCAGCAGTATGTCCCCGATTTGGGTACACGAACGTTTCTGATGAAGAATATACAGCGGTCGGGAGAAGGGTTTTCTTGGAAAATGAACCTACCTGTACTCAGTGAGCAGATTGAGAAGGTAGGTGAGGCGCTAAGTCACCATTTGCCAATCGAGACAGAGACTTTGTTTGTGCGAGGAGGCAATTCGAATTATATTTTGGACGAGGATTGGAGTGAAATTGAGGAGATTTTTCCTCATGCGGAGTTGGAGACCGTGGCGAACGCGGGTCACTGGCTACATGCCGAGCAACCAGACGATTTTTACAACAAGGTGATGAACTTTATAGGATGAGAGGGAAATTATATTTGATTCCGACAGTCATCGCTGATGATACTGAGGATAAGGTGCTTTCCCCACAGATCAAAGAGGTAATTCAGAGGTTGGACTATTTTTTAGTAGAAAATGTACGGACTGCACGTAGGTACATTAGTAAATTAAAATTGGGGTTGGTAATCGAGGAATTGCAGTTTGAGGTGCTTGATAAAAAGACCAAACGACCGATCATTCAGAAGTATCTAGAAGCTGTAGCTCAGGGCAAGGATGTGGGGGTGATGTCCGAATCCGGCTGTCCGGGAGTGGCAGACCCTGGAGCAGAGGCTGTGGCAGTGGCGCACCTGATGGGTATCGAAGTAGTACCGCTGACGGGTCCGTCTTCTATTTTGTTGGCTTTGATGGCGTCTGGGTTTAGTGGCCAGTCTTTTGTGTTTCACGGATATATCCCCATAGACAAGAAGGATTTGAGAATGAAAATTCAGGAAATGGAGCGTGCGGCCATACAGCAGCGGCAGACACAGATATTCATGGATACACCGTACCGGAATCAGAAACTGTTTGGAGAACTGCTACAGGCATGTAGTGGAGAGACACTACTATGTGTCGCCAAAGGAATCACAGGGCCAGAACAATATATTCGAACCCTCAAAATCAAGGAGTGGAAAAGAGAAAAGATTGACCTTCATAAGGTTCCAACTATTTTTTCGATTTACTCCTGACTTTTATTCTCATCAATTGACTTAATTTGCGAACCTAATCAAGAAAATTATTTTAGTATGCCATATTTATTTACATCTGAGTCAGTGTCTGAAGGACACCCAGATAAAGTAGCCGATCAGATTTCGGACTCTCTTTTAGATCATTTTTTGGCTTTTGACAATCAGTCAAAAGTAGCATGTGAAACTTTAGTAACTACTGGCTTGACGGTGTTGAGTGGCGAAGTGAAGACCAACTCGTACGTCGATGTACAGCAAGTGGCCAGAGACGTCATCAACAAAATCGGATACACTAAGGGCGAGTACCAGTTTGACGGCAATAGTTGTGGGGTGATTTCTGCGATTCATGAGCAGTCTCCAGATATCAATCAAGGAGTAGAGCGAGCAAGCGAAGAGGAGCAAGGAGCAGGAGATCAAGGTATGATGTTTGGGTATGCGACGAGTGAAACGGAAAACTACATGCCGTTGGCCTTGGATCTTTCGCACATGCTGTTGCAAGAGTTGGCCTTGCTAAGAAGAGAAAACAAAGAAATAGGTTACCTCAGACCAGATGCTAAATCTCAAGTGACCATCGAATACAGTGATGACAATAAGCCCGTGCGAATCGATGCGATCGTAGTGTCTACACAGCACGATGATTTTGCGGGAGAGGCTGAGATGTTGGACAAAATCAAAAAGGATATCGTTGGAATCTTGATACCACGTGTGATTGCGAGGTTGAAGCCTGAGATCGCAGCGTTGTTCAACGATGATATCAAATACCACATCAACCCGACAGGAAAATTTGTGATCGGTGGACCTCATGGTGACACAGGATTGACAGGACGAAAAATCATCGTCGATACCTACGGAGGAAAAGGTGCACATGGTGGAGGAGCTTTCTCAGGAAAGGATCCCTCGAAAGTGGATCGATCAGCGGCCTACGCGACTCGTCACATTGCCAAAAACCTCGTAGCTGCTGGTGTAGCGGATGAGATACTGGTACAGGTATCGTATGCGATCGGTGTGGCTGAGCCGATGGGTATTTTTGTCAATACCTATGGTAGTGCGAAAGTAGACCTCAATGATGGCCAGATCGCAGCGAAGATTTCAGAGATATTTGACATGAAGCCTGCAGCTCTGATCAAGCGTCTTAAGCTGATGAACCCGATCTATTCGGAGACGGCAGCCTATGGTCATATGGGTAGAACCCCAGAGGTGAAAACAGTCGCGTTCAATAGCCCAGCAGGAGCGATTGAGCAAGAAGTAGAAACTTTCACTTGGGAGAAGCTGGATTATGTAGACCAAGTGAAAGCAGCTTTCGGAATATAATTTCCATTGGGGAAACTTTTTCTCCTAATTTGCGATTAGTAGGCTGAGTTAGCAATCACTAATTATGAAGAAATTAATCGCATTTACATTTACAATATTATTATTACAAAGTGTCCAAGGACTCGCGCAGATACTCAAGCCTGCCAAGTGGTCTTTGGACATTTCTGTTTCTGAGCCTGCCATAGGCCAAGAAGTGGATTTGATTTTCGAGGTGAAAATCGACGATCAATGGTATCTCTATTCCTCCGATTTTGATCCTGATTTGGGCCCGATGGTGACAACTTTCGAGTTTGAGCCAGACATGAGTTATGAGCTGGTCGGAGAGCTCGTTCCAGTAAATCCCCAAAAGAAATACGACTCCCTTTGGGAAGGGGAGTATACTTATTTTAAGAAAACGGCACAGTTTAAACAGACCATCAAAGTGGTGGAGGAGAATCCAGTAGTGACGGGTAGTTATTCGTATCAGGTCTGTACGGATGTGGACGGAAAATGCATTCCCTTTGAAGATGATTTTGATTTTGCCCCTCTGCTCGGGTCGAAAACCATAGTCGAGGTAGCTACAACTACTGAATCAAAATCTCCAGACTCAGAGGTTAAGGAGGGCTTGCTTTCGCAGCGCAGTAGCAATGATCCTTATAGTCTCTGGGGTTTTATGATTGCCGCATTTTTGGCTGGATTGGCTGCTATTTTTACGCCGTGTGTGTTTCCGATGATCCCGATGACAGTGTCTTTTTTTACAGGGGGCTCTGGTGCCAAGTGGAAGGGCGTGTTTTATGGACTATCGATCATCTTGATCTATACTGTCATCGGTTCGGTGATTGCGCCATTTATGGGAGCCGAGACGGCCAATGAACTTGCCACCAACTGGATTCCCAATGTGATCTTTTTTGCAGTCTTTGTTTTGTTTGCTCTTTCCTTTTTGGGACTATTTGAGATTACCTTGCCCAACAAATTTGTGAACAACATCGACAAGCAATCTGACAAAGGCGGTTTGATCGGCATTTTCTTCATGGCCTTTACCCTAGTAGTGGTGTCTTTTTCTTGTACTGGACCACTCGTCGGTACGATATTGGTCGAGTCAGCGGGGGGGCAGATTCTCAAACCTATCTTGGGAATGTTCGCTTTTTCTCTTGCTTTCGCTTTGCCATTCACTGTTTTTGCTTTGTTTCCGAGTTTGCTCAACAACCTGCCTAAGTCTGGAGGTTGGTTGAATAGTGTCAAGGTCGTTCTTGGTTTGCTAGAGCTGGCGTTTGCCTTCAAATTTCTCAGTATTGCCGACCAGGCGTATCACTGGCATATTCTAGATAGAGAAGTCTACTTGGCCATCTGGATTGTGATTTTCGCGATACTCGGGTTTTATTTATTAGGCAAGATTCGTTTTCCCCACGACTCACCGTCAGATAAGACGTCTATCGGTGGTTTAGTATTGGCTATCGCTACCTTTTCCTTTGTTGTCTATCTGATTCCGGGGATGTTTGGTGCTCCACTCAAGGCCTTGGCGGGGTATTTGCCACCACAGAGTTCGCAGGATTTCAACTTGAGTGCGGTCGCGAGTGGGCCCGTCGAAAGTACGATTTGTGAAGTGCCCAAGTATGCAGATGATTTGCATTTCCCACACGGGATACAAGGTTACTTTGATTACGACCAAGCATTGGCATGCGCCAAACAGCAAAACAAGCCAGTATTTATTGATTTTACTGGGCATGGCTGTGTCAACTGTCGTGAAATGGAAGCCCGTGTGTGGTCCGACCCACAAGTGCTCCAGCGTCTCAATGAGGATTTTGTAATGTTGGCGTTGTATGTCGATGACAAGACAGATCTGCCTGAGTCCGAATGGGTCAAGTCGAGCTACGATGGCAAGATGAAGAAGACGATAGGTAAGAAAAATGCTGATTTTCAGATCAGTAGATTCAATAACAACGCTCAGCCATATTATGTTATCTTGGATACAAATGGTGAATTATTGATTCCTGCCAAAGCCTATGACTTAAATGTTGCTAGTTTTGTAGAGTTTTTAGATCGAGGGAAGCTGGCCTTTGGGCAAGTGACCAAGTAGCAGCACAACATTAGATGGCGAAAAAGAAGGGACGAAAAAGAATACTGTCGGTCGGCGTACTGGCGGTAGCATTGATAGGAGTACATTTTTTTATACTAGAGCAAGACCAAGATCAGGTGGAGCAAGTGATCGTGGAGGATACCGTGACGGTAGCGGCTCCCGTCTATGTGCCCAACTACTATTATGGGATTGTGATTGATTCTTTGCATGTCTTTGAGGGGCAGATCCAGCGCAATGAGACGCTGGCAGATATCCTCACGGCATACAACGTGCCCTATGAGAAGATCAATGAAGCAGCCAAAAACTCCAAATCAGTATTTGATGTACGGAAGTTCGGGGTGCGCAAGCCCTATACCGTATTGTACTCCGGAGACAGTATCAAGCAAGCGACACATTTTATCTACAAGCCCAATGCAATAGATTTTGTTGTATTTGAACTGAGAGATTCCGTAGGGATCTATCAGAGTTCGCGTGAGATTCGCTATGTTGAGAAAGAACTCGCAGGGGATATTCAGACCTCTCTCTATATCGATATGCTCAATCAAGGAGGGGACGTGGACTTGGTCAACAACTTGGCAGAAGTGTTTGGTTGGCAAGTGGATTTCTTTGGGGTGCAAAAAGGAGATCACTACAAAATCATCTATGATGAGCGCTATGTGGATGACGAATACATCGGATCTGGCAAAATCAAAGCTGCGTATTTCAATCACATCAATGAGCCCTACTATGGTATTTATTTTGATCAAGGTGATGGGCAGGATTATTTTGACCCGAAAGGGGAAAGTCTACGTCGAGAGTTTCTCAAGGCTCCTTTGACTTTCACGCGGATTAGTTCGCGCTACTCGGGGCGTAGGTATCATCCGGTGCAGAAGCGCTTCAAAGCACATCTCGGTACGGACTATGCTGCTCCACGCGGTACGCCGATCTTTGCGGCGGCAGACGGGACAGTGACCGAAGCGAGATACAAGTCCAACAACGGAAACTACGTCAAGATCAAGCACAATGGCAATATCTCGACGCAGTACCTCCATATGTCTAAAATCGCCACAGGAATGAGACCTGGCAAGAAAGTCAAGCGTGGGGAAACCATCGGTTTTGTAGGGTCTACGGGTCTAGCGACTGGCCCACATTTGTGCTATCGTTTTTGGAAGAACGGCGTACAGGTAGACGCTCTCAAAGTGGATTTGCCGCCATCTGAGCCAATCGATTCTCTGCACAGAGCGGAGTTTGACTCGCTCTCGCAGGTCTATGTGGCTAGGCTGGATCGTATGGCTATTCCCGTGGATAGCGTACACGAAGAACTGACGGCCGAACTGGTTCAACATTAAAAAGGAGTCTTATGAAATTCGATGCAGTGGAGGTAAGCAAATTGCTTCAAAACAGGAGGTCCATATTCCCCAAGCAGTACTCGGGTGAGCGTGTGTCTGATGAGGTCATCGCCGAGATGCTCGAAAATGCGAATTGGGCACCGACCTATAAAAAGACAGAGCCTTGGCGATTCAAGGTGTTTTGTGACGAGGGGTTGAAAACACTAGGGGATCTACAGGTAGCAGCGGTCGAAAAAGCCGAGGGAAAGAAAGTAGACAAGGACAAAATCAAGAAGCTCCGAAACAAACCTTTGGAGTGTTCGCATGTCATCGCGATCGGTATGAAACGCAACAAGTCCATCCGTAAGGTGGAGGAAATTTGTGCGGTAGCTGCCGCGGTACAAAATATGCATCTCACTGCGACTGCACATGGGATAGGTTGCTATTGGTCGACAGGCGGTGTGACATTCCTCGAAGAGGCCAAGCCTTTCTTTGGCCTAGGAAAAAAGGATCTGCTTTTAGGGTTCTTATACATCGGCATGCCCGCCAAAGACAAATGGCCAACCAGCAAGCGCAAACCTATCGACAAAAAAGTAGACTGGATCAGGGAGTAACCCTTAGGTAAAAACGCAAACCCTTTTGCCTGAGGAAGGTAGCTATGTAAAGAAAATCGAGAAATCTTCACCTATGAAGTGCTCTATAGATGCGTTTCCTTCATATTCTGATGTAGAAACTAAGCGTGTTTTAAAAGCTTTGCCGAAGGCTCATCGACCGCTAGTGGAACTAAAGGGAGTCGCCCAAGCTATTTCAAACCAAGCTGTTTTGCTAAACACTTTGTCCTAGCAAGAAACAAAGGGTAGTTCTGCGATTGAGAATACTGTGACGACTCACGATGAGTTTGTAAAGTAAGCTATTACTCCTTCCAAATGATCACTTCCCATCGAAATGCCC
The DNA window shown above is from Reichenbachiella sp. 5M10 and carries:
- a CDS encoding DUF6089 family protein, with protein sequence MKHKILPILSAFLFLGHLATAQRSEIGLGVGAMSYAGDLYRGYNILQQNAGVEAHYRINYDKDVSFRFSLLYGQISGNDDRPFDALGEARQASFSRQILEGSAVMEFHFLDYKNPKSMIKWSPYLFGGVGVIKLFNINGEDISGIQPVIPFGAGVKHLLGRKFSIGLEFGARKTFTDLLDGISDNEPYEKLTFQFGNPEDKDWYYFVGLSFSYVIFKTQCTYKYTPNKTLYR
- a CDS encoding DUF6089 family protein, with the protein product MRNSITLTILFALVALCATDSIAQRRNQYGYKRSTSKKYSKYKGGKVGYSGVGNPKYYTIGASINMNNYFGDISKSSSKLSSNYKFIPDGFGITASKVLYPGIYARAGFNYGNIKASDYSTGNSNPGNSDEERSDYGRWQRNYHFKNTITELSAGFEVDLIPSNGGARNRFPINPYLFVGAAVFHHAPKAKAPGATYDSDGDGVADAAVDQAGNVLDVKPGEWIDLQKLGTEGQYSDSLDLKPYSKFQFAIPLGLGVKVKLARSWDLQFEVGFRYLFTDYLDDIGGDYADLDDFGDDYLARAMSERGAETKAMMEGKDRNISGITGQQNVQLNTADLSGWTGGNSYTHGYNYVAGQDRASSKYKDFLVTTQIRLVYILDKKGASRGKFR
- a CDS encoding NAD kinase, which produces MRIALHGRINREDSLAYLDQIIEEIEANHSEVVITPELLHSAHKHFTCKKPEVIESKADLSSVDYFFSLGGDGTLLETVSKVGSLETPILGINLGKLGFLATINKKDIKPALGRFFAKEFSFDERMLIHLDSNHSIFNGQNFALNEVAILKRDTSSMIIVHCYIDGEFVNTYWADGLMVSTPTGSTGYSLSAGGPLVLPQSDSFIITPVSPHNLNVRPLIVSGSSIISFEIEGKGRSFLTSLDSRSYKVDNSISLSVRKESFCAKLIKLKGYNFFDTLRQKLNWGLDIRN
- a CDS encoding CBS domain-containing protein; amino-acid sequence: MIARDLINYTIPPLKPTDKIKKARNWMNEFHIHELPVVDQGEFIGIFNEDLLFDHVEGAQRIEEFHMLSAHLYVDQNEHYYEVLKKAYESSSNLVAVLNEEKKYIGCITVQDVVEAFSKMSAINSPGTILVISMNMIDYSMSEIGRIVESEGGKILSSFIENTDESGAIRLTLKLNLQNGSHIISALQRFGYQISSIYGKGEEDKFEKERLDTLLRYLKV
- a CDS encoding alpha/beta fold hydrolase — its product is MLEVSNLKEEGEFRFIEEGEGKVMLLLHGLFGALSNWESVVDKFSKDYKIIIPMLPIYELPVREAGLGKLIEYLEGFIAYKGLDNFDLMGNSLGGHMALMYVLKHPDKVDRLILTGSSGLFENAMGSSFPKRGNYDFIKQKVEYTFYDPKTATKEYVDEIFNTMQSMPMCLRIVGIAKSAQRNNLAHELHKIKNDTLLIWGLNDTITPPRVGHEFNRLLTNSTLRFIDKCCHAPMMERPDAYNDILEDFLNQRKSA
- a CDS encoding CvpA family protein gives rise to the protein MNVIDIVILVFLLVGAVTGFRKGLLMEIISIAAFFVAIFLGIKLLDWGIMVLADHIHGYDNLLPIISFTIIFVVIMIGLHLIGKTVKKLLDLTLLGSLDDIAGSLLGIVKWALFISIVFWIYHSFGGTLDSDLTKTSFLFEPISSFAPGLFSLFSGLFPYFLEFFEHSEEFINQQDVNV
- a CDS encoding GatB/YqeY domain-containing protein, which encodes MSLKDQINADIKAAMLAKEKEKLTALRAIKSMILLAETEKGAQEEINEDAEMKLLMKAAKQRKDSIDLFREQGRDDLADKEQGELDVISQYLPQQLSEDELKIELQKVIEQVGAAGPQDMGKVMGAASKALAGRADGKTISTVVKSLLS
- a CDS encoding pyridoxine 5'-phosphate synthase gives rise to the protein MTKLSVNVNKIATIRNARGANNPNLVQVVKDCERFGAQGITVHPRPDERHISTDDVYQISQVCTTEFNIEGYPDARYLRFIEEVRPAQATLVPDPPEAITSNAGWDTVARESFLKEVVAQIKSYGVRVSIFVDPSEQIIEGAAKVGTDRVELYTEPYASGYHQDKVAAVAAYAQAGQLANQLGLGVNAGHDLDLDNLRFLKEQLPYLDEVSIGHALVCDALYLGLENTIQMYLKQLK
- a CDS encoding alpha/beta fold hydrolase, coding for MDLLNYKVLGEGQPLIIIHGFLGSLDNWLTLGKRFAENFQVYLIDQRNHGKSFHSEEWGYEKMVEDLEYFIEELEIENPILLGHSMGGKTVMQYTAFYPDKVDKLIVADIGPKSYPPHHQKILEGLSAVPISALESRQQAEEVLQQYVPDLGTRTFLMKNIQRSGEGFSWKMNLPVLSEQIEKVGEALSHHLPIETETLFVRGGNSNYILDEDWSEIEEIFPHAELETVANAGHWLHAEQPDDFYNKVMNFIG